A genomic stretch from Nocardia wallacei includes:
- a CDS encoding ATP-binding protein translates to MTVPEHLPGTAGELRAAGYQPRGVKTEIRENLLTLLGSGGDPWPGIVGFDRTVLPQLERALLAGHDVVLLGERGQGKTRLLRTLAGLLDEWTPVIAGAELGEHPLEPISPAGRRLAAELGDDLPVAWRHRSERYAEKLATPDTSVGDLIGDVDPVKVAEGRSLGDPETIHFGLVPRAHRGIVAINELPDLAERIQVALLNVMEERDIQVRGYTLRLPLDVLLVATANPEDYTNRGRIITPLKDRFGAEIRTHYPLSIEAEVDLVRQEADLVAEVGDPLIEVLARFVRQLRESAAIDQRSGVSARFAVAAAETVAAAALRRSAITGERPAVARPVDLESVPAVLRGKLEFESGEEGREQEHLTHLLRRSFAETARERLGGLNLRPLAEAIGDGNLVTTGERVPGQEVLAALPELPVLHEVATRLGVGAEDSPTRIAAAVEFALESLYLARQIAKDSDEGTTVYGR, encoded by the coding sequence GTGACTGTTCCAGAACACTTGCCCGGCACCGCGGGCGAGCTGCGCGCCGCCGGTTACCAGCCGCGCGGCGTCAAGACCGAGATCCGCGAGAACCTGCTGACCCTGCTGGGTTCCGGCGGCGATCCGTGGCCGGGCATCGTGGGCTTCGACCGCACCGTCCTGCCGCAACTCGAGCGCGCGCTGCTGGCCGGGCACGACGTGGTGCTGCTGGGCGAGCGCGGCCAGGGCAAGACCCGATTGCTGCGCACCCTCGCGGGCCTGCTCGACGAGTGGACGCCGGTGATCGCGGGCGCCGAACTGGGCGAGCACCCGCTGGAGCCGATCAGCCCGGCCGGTCGGCGGCTGGCCGCCGAACTCGGGGACGACCTGCCCGTCGCCTGGCGGCATCGTTCCGAACGCTACGCCGAGAAGCTCGCCACCCCCGACACCTCCGTCGGCGACCTGATCGGCGACGTCGACCCGGTGAAGGTGGCCGAGGGCCGTAGTCTCGGCGACCCGGAGACCATTCACTTCGGCCTGGTCCCGCGCGCCCACCGCGGCATCGTCGCCATCAACGAGCTGCCCGACCTGGCCGAGCGCATTCAGGTCGCGCTGCTGAATGTGATGGAGGAGCGCGACATCCAGGTGCGCGGCTACACCCTGCGCCTGCCGCTGGACGTACTGCTGGTCGCCACCGCGAACCCGGAGGACTACACCAACCGCGGCCGCATCATCACCCCGCTGAAGGACCGGTTCGGCGCCGAGATCCGCACCCACTACCCGCTGAGCATCGAGGCCGAGGTGGATCTGGTCCGGCAGGAGGCGGACCTGGTGGCCGAGGTCGGCGATCCGCTGATCGAGGTCCTCGCCCGGTTCGTGCGGCAGCTGCGCGAATCGGCCGCCATCGACCAGCGTTCCGGCGTGTCCGCGCGGTTCGCGGTCGCCGCGGCCGAGACGGTGGCGGCCGCCGCGCTGCGCCGCTCCGCGATCACGGGGGAGCGGCCCGCGGTCGCCCGCCCGGTCGATCTCGAGTCCGTGCCCGCCGTGCTGCGCGGCAAGCTGGAATTCGAATCCGGTGAGGAGGGACGCGAGCAGGAGCACCTGACGCATCTGCTGCGGCGCTCGTTCGCCGAGACCGCGCGCGAGCGGCTGGGCGGACTGAACCTGCGACCGCTGGCCGAGGCGATCGGCGACGGCAACCTCGTCACCACCGGCGAGCGGGTGCCCGGCCAGGAGGTGCTCGCGGCGCTGCCCGAACTGCCGGTGCTGCACGAGGTCGCCACCCGGCTCGGGGTGGGCGCCGAGGATTCCCCGACCCGCATCGCCGCCGCCGTCGAATTCGCGCTGGAGTCGCTGTATCTGGCCCGGCAGATCGCCAAGGACTCCGACGAGGGCACGACGGTGTACGGCCGGTGA
- a CDS encoding MmcQ/YjbR family DNA-binding protein: protein MSATGDEVRAFALSLPETSEQFAWGMPIFRVAGKLFLTLPENETSMAVRCPIVDRDELVVAEPAKFWIAAHEANNAWVRVRLAALDDRDELKAIVTDSWRLAAPRNLVDEAG, encoded by the coding sequence ATGAGTGCCACCGGGGACGAGGTCCGCGCCTTTGCTCTGTCGTTGCCGGAGACGTCGGAGCAATTCGCCTGGGGTATGCCGATTTTCCGGGTGGCGGGCAAGCTGTTCCTGACCCTGCCCGAGAACGAGACGTCGATGGCCGTGCGCTGCCCGATCGTCGACCGCGACGAACTGGTCGTCGCCGAGCCCGCCAAATTCTGGATCGCCGCGCACGAGGCGAACAACGCCTGGGTGCGGGTGCGGCTGGCGGCGCTGGACGATCGCGACGAGCTGAAAGCCATCGTCACCGACTCGTGGCGGCTGGCCGCGCCGCGAAACCTGGTGGACGAGGCCGGGTGA
- a CDS encoding DUF6008 family protein has protein sequence MQHTAEVSGWAVAGAIGMVVWMVVMWAGVAVLFLCLRKPLRPWMFQTGLAVVGLGVLAQLGHFQEHVAQVAYWVGHSNEPGWMTPWGTALANGFGQVDHMKPALGMEILHLVGNFHFLAGLAGVALITRHAVASRARRWGRMGVLMQGIHGLEHIALTVSVLFGAKAIGLSTWFGLLDAGPGLWTYRVWWHFFANVIGTTIFAMALYHLWRERAAIAAPYYAATTGKAATTTTADEAVPALT, from the coding sequence ATGCAGCACACTGCCGAGGTCAGCGGATGGGCCGTCGCCGGGGCCATCGGGATGGTCGTCTGGATGGTGGTGATGTGGGCGGGGGTCGCCGTCCTGTTCCTGTGCCTGCGTAAGCCGTTGCGGCCGTGGATGTTCCAGACCGGGCTCGCTGTCGTCGGACTGGGCGTGCTGGCGCAGCTCGGGCACTTCCAGGAGCACGTCGCCCAGGTCGCCTACTGGGTCGGGCATTCCAACGAACCGGGCTGGATGACGCCGTGGGGCACCGCCCTGGCCAACGGGTTCGGCCAGGTGGACCATATGAAACCCGCATTGGGCATGGAGATCCTGCACCTGGTCGGCAACTTCCACTTCCTCGCCGGGCTGGCCGGTGTCGCCCTGATCACCCGGCACGCGGTGGCGAGCCGGGCGCGGCGCTGGGGGCGGATGGGCGTGCTGATGCAGGGCATCCACGGGCTCGAGCACATCGCCCTCACCGTGTCGGTGCTGTTCGGGGCCAAGGCGATCGGTCTGTCCACCTGGTTCGGCCTGCTCGACGCCGGGCCCGGCCTCTGGACCTACCGCGTCTGGTGGCACTTCTTCGCCAACGTCATCGGCACCACGATCTTCGCCATGGCGCTCTACCACCTGTGGCGGGAGCGGGCGGCCATCGCCGCGCCCTACTACGCCGCGACCACCGGCAAGGCCGCGACCACGACCACGGCCGACGAAGCGGTCCCGGCCCTCACCTAG
- a CDS encoding TetR/AcrR family transcriptional regulator, which yields MSVPKPRRSPKPQERQRDPERTRALILDAAAAEFGAHGYAGARISAIAARAGVNVQLISYYFDGKEGLYQAVSQQWQERRRELVPPGTPLPEQLRRYAMEAVHNPDGARLLAWSGLQYTGPDSDPDHEPRARILGESVDELRALRDSGHLPEEVDPACLLVMLMAAAMAPTTLPQVVEGVCGVDPRSPEFLAHFADQAAVLARLLRLEQLPG from the coding sequence GTGTCCGTCCCGAAACCCCGCAGGTCCCCCAAGCCGCAGGAGCGGCAGCGCGATCCGGAACGCACCCGCGCGCTGATCCTGGACGCGGCCGCCGCCGAGTTCGGCGCGCACGGGTACGCGGGCGCGCGAATCAGTGCCATCGCCGCCCGGGCGGGCGTCAACGTGCAGCTGATCTCCTACTACTTCGACGGCAAAGAAGGCTTGTACCAGGCTGTTTCGCAGCAGTGGCAGGAGCGGCGGCGGGAGTTGGTGCCACCGGGCACGCCGCTGCCCGAACAGTTGCGCCGCTATGCCATGGAGGCGGTGCACAATCCGGACGGCGCGCGCCTGCTCGCTTGGAGCGGGTTGCAGTACACGGGGCCCGACAGCGACCCGGACCACGAACCGCGCGCGCGGATATTGGGCGAGAGCGTCGACGAGCTACGCGCACTGCGGGATTCGGGCCACCTGCCGGAGGAGGTGGACCCAGCGTGCCTGCTGGTCATGCTGATGGCGGCCGCGATGGCGCCGACCACGCTGCCGCAGGTGGTCGAGGGCGTGTGCGGCGTCGACCCCCGATCCCCGGAATTCCTGGCCCATTTCGCCGACCAGGCGGCGGTGCTGGCGCGGCTGCTCAGGCTGGAGCAGCTCCCCGGCTGA
- a CDS encoding FAD-dependent oxidoreductase, whose translation MPDVPRILIAGAGVGGLALAQALRQGGLAVAVHEQDPTPQTRNQGYRLHIDADGNAALRACLPPQTFDLVRRTSGRNDDVLGMYTHRLEQVMVQHFPGLTDDEITNVDRNVFRRGLLTDLDVRFGHTLTGYEITESGRVRAHFADGTADEGDLLVGADGVGSAVRRQLLPHATVRDLGIRCVYGRMVLTPETEALYPAAIRRGFNWVSDDTGFGAGFAPVRYRSHVDGAPDYTMVTLLARPERFGVPDAELFTLPPEKLWQLTLTATAGWHPELREIFAHAEPGTFFTIALRAGQRVPAWPSGPVTLLGDAIHTMPPTGGVGANTALRDAATLAGELLAAARGEQSPTEAVAAYETVMLPRGFDTIDASLRMADQLFGAQPESDRPKTAITRS comes from the coding sequence ATGCCTGACGTACCAAGAATTCTCATTGCCGGTGCGGGCGTCGGCGGGCTGGCGCTGGCCCAGGCGCTGCGGCAGGGCGGGCTGGCGGTCGCCGTCCACGAGCAGGACCCCACGCCGCAGACCCGCAATCAGGGCTACCGGCTGCACATCGACGCCGACGGCAACGCCGCACTGCGCGCCTGCCTGCCGCCACAGACGTTCGACCTGGTGCGCCGCACCAGCGGCCGCAACGACGACGTGCTGGGCATGTACACCCACCGCCTGGAGCAGGTGATGGTGCAGCACTTCCCCGGTCTCACCGACGACGAGATCACCAATGTCGACCGCAACGTCTTCCGCCGGGGTCTGCTCACCGATCTCGACGTCCGATTCGGGCACACCCTGACCGGATACGAGATCACCGAATCCGGCCGGGTGCGAGCGCATTTCGCCGACGGCACCGCCGACGAGGGTGACCTGCTGGTGGGCGCCGACGGTGTCGGCTCGGCAGTGCGGCGGCAGTTGCTCCCGCATGCCACGGTGCGGGATCTGGGCATCCGCTGTGTCTACGGCCGGATGGTGCTGACGCCGGAGACCGAGGCGCTGTATCCGGCCGCGATCCGGCGCGGGTTCAACTGGGTCTCCGACGACACCGGATTCGGGGCCGGATTCGCGCCGGTGCGCTACCGTTCCCACGTCGACGGCGCGCCGGACTACACGATGGTCACCCTGCTCGCACGCCCGGAGCGGTTCGGCGTGCCGGACGCGGAACTGTTCACGCTGCCCCCGGAGAAGCTGTGGCAGCTCACGCTCACCGCCACCGCTGGATGGCATCCGGAGCTGCGGGAAATCTTCGCCCACGCCGAACCCGGCACGTTCTTCACGATCGCGTTGCGGGCCGGGCAACGGGTCCCGGCGTGGCCGTCCGGCCCCGTCACCCTGCTCGGCGACGCCATCCACACCATGCCCCCGACCGGTGGCGTCGGCGCGAACACCGCCCTGCGGGACGCGGCGACCCTCGCCGGAGAGTTGCTCGCCGCGGCGCGCGGCGAACAGTCACCGACCGAAGCGGTCGCCGCCTACGAAACCGTCATGCTCCCACGCGGTTTCGACACCATCGATGCCTCGCTCCGGATGGCGGATCAGCTCTTCGGCGCACAGCCGGAGTCGGACCGACCGAAAACGGCGATAACACGCTCGTAA
- a CDS encoding helix-turn-helix domain-containing protein has product MGDSSITRRELGRLLREAREAIGLTLDSASRLLDWGTSTLQRYEKGQNQKIRDRDLDAMIEIYRIDPEQGEALRGLAKQAAEKSWWHEFGDLIPANFSVFMGLESAAENLTTYQPDLVPGLLQTANYASALARLSNPGDTDEEHERRIEMKMRRQHLITRRIKPTQLTVVLGETVLRRVIGGGSIMAAQLKHLADIGTRPNVSIRVLPFASGMPTGDLIGTFVILEFPEDSRGAPIEPTIVYAENYTGDMYSEKVGVVQRYWAAYERIRQVTLDEVGSRALLRNMVREYQRER; this is encoded by the coding sequence ATGGGGGACAGCAGCATCACACGCCGTGAGCTCGGGCGGTTGCTCCGCGAGGCGCGCGAGGCGATCGGGCTGACACTGGACAGCGCCTCCCGGCTTTTGGATTGGGGCACGAGCACGTTGCAGCGATACGAGAAGGGTCAGAATCAGAAGATTCGAGACCGCGACCTGGATGCGATGATCGAGATCTACCGCATCGATCCGGAACAGGGCGAGGCGCTGCGCGGTCTGGCCAAACAGGCAGCGGAGAAGTCGTGGTGGCACGAGTTCGGCGATCTGATTCCGGCGAACTTCAGTGTGTTCATGGGGTTGGAGTCGGCGGCAGAGAACTTGACGACCTATCAACCGGACCTTGTTCCGGGCCTGCTGCAGACGGCGAACTACGCGAGCGCACTGGCTCGGCTCTCGAATCCTGGTGACACGGACGAGGAACATGAGCGTCGCATCGAAATGAAGATGCGGAGACAACACCTGATCACTCGAAGGATCAAGCCGACGCAGCTCACCGTGGTACTCGGTGAGACGGTGCTCCGCCGAGTGATCGGCGGTGGGTCGATCATGGCGGCTCAGCTGAAGCATCTGGCCGATATCGGCACCCGGCCCAATGTCAGCATCCGCGTGCTGCCGTTCGCTTCCGGCATGCCGACGGGCGACTTGATCGGAACGTTCGTCATCCTCGAGTTCCCGGAGGACAGCCGAGGTGCGCCGATCGAGCCGACGATCGTCTACGCCGAGAACTACACCGGCGACATGTACTCGGAGAAAGTTGGCGTCGTGCAACGGTATTGGGCAGCGTACGAACGCATTCGGCAGGTAACGTTGGACGAGGTCGGCAGCAGGGCGCTGTTGCGCAATATGGTAAGGGAGTACCAGCGTGAACGTTGA
- a CDS encoding DUF397 domain-containing protein — MNVDLSGARWFKSSRSGGSKDCVEVAFLDQGLVGVRDSKNPSGPALVFTPGEWDAFAASVRGGTFPASGE, encoded by the coding sequence GTGAACGTTGATCTATCCGGAGCCCGGTGGTTCAAGAGCAGCCGCAGCGGTGGGTCGAAGGACTGCGTCGAGGTCGCCTTCCTCGATCAAGGCTTGGTCGGTGTCCGGGATTCCAAGAACCCGTCCGGCCCAGCACTCGTCTTCACCCCGGGCGAGTGGGACGCCTTCGCGGCGAGCGTGCGAGGCGGCACGTTCCCCGCCTCCGGTGAGTAG
- a CDS encoding DUF397 domain-containing protein — protein MNVDLSGARWFKSSRSGASKDCVEVAFLEQGLVGVRDSKNPSGPALVFTPGDWDAFAASVRGGTFPASSE, from the coding sequence GTGAACGTTGATCTATCCGGAGCCCGGTGGTTCAAGAGCAGCCGCAGCGGGGCTTCCAAGGACTGCGTCGAGGTCGCCTTCCTTGAACAGGGCTTGGTCGGTGTCCGGGATTCCAAGAACCCGTCCGGCCCGGCATTGGTCTTCACCCCGGGCGACTGGGACGCCTTCGCGGCGAGCGTGCGAGGCGGCACGTTCCCCGCGTCCAGCGAGTAG
- a CDS encoding cytochrome P450 — MALYSPEFAADPHDVYREMRAQYGPLAPVELAPGVPATLVIGYRTAVRILNDPEHFPADPRVWQQSVPADCPILPLLEWRPMASRSTGADFARYRQAITAGIDTVDLYALHGIVEDIAIPLINGFCQDGRAELISQYVYPLVFEVVNYMLGCPPEIGQQVAAGTAALLEGVDAEEGNRILGEALMSLVTLKRSEPGNDITSVLQQHSSALDDVEVSHHVSQVYGTGIEFELNLIANTLLVILTDDRFGDSVLGGSLSSRDALDEVLFDDPPLANLLITYPRQPILIDGVWLPAHQPVVISMAACNNDPAIRTGALTGNRSHLAWGIGPHACPAQSLACLIAQDAIDQLLDALPEITLDVSEGAPAWRPGPFHRALTALPVSFPPSAPLNLSGSGHRA, encoded by the coding sequence GTGGCCCTGTACTCACCCGAGTTCGCCGCCGACCCCCACGATGTCTACCGCGAGATGCGGGCGCAGTACGGCCCGCTGGCTCCGGTGGAGTTGGCGCCCGGCGTACCGGCCACGCTGGTGATCGGTTACCGCACCGCGGTGCGAATTCTCAACGACCCCGAGCATTTTCCCGCCGACCCGCGCGTCTGGCAGCAGTCCGTGCCCGCCGACTGCCCGATCCTGCCGCTGCTGGAATGGCGTCCGATGGCCAGCCGCAGTACCGGGGCGGATTTCGCGCGGTATCGGCAGGCGATCACGGCGGGCATCGACACCGTGGATCTGTACGCGCTGCACGGGATCGTGGAGGATATCGCGATTCCGCTGATCAACGGTTTCTGCCAGGACGGCCGGGCCGAGCTGATCAGTCAGTACGTGTATCCGCTGGTTTTCGAGGTCGTCAATTACATGCTCGGCTGCCCGCCCGAGATCGGGCAGCAGGTCGCCGCCGGTACGGCCGCGTTGCTCGAGGGCGTCGACGCCGAGGAAGGCAACCGGATCCTCGGGGAGGCGTTGATGAGTCTGGTGACTCTCAAACGCTCCGAGCCGGGTAACGACATCACCTCTGTGCTGCAACAGCATTCGTCGGCGCTCGACGATGTGGAGGTATCGCATCATGTGTCCCAGGTCTACGGGACGGGCATCGAATTCGAACTGAATCTGATCGCCAATACCCTGCTGGTGATCCTCACCGACGATCGGTTCGGCGACAGCGTGCTGGGCGGGAGCCTGTCCTCCCGCGACGCCCTGGACGAGGTGTTGTTCGACGACCCGCCGCTGGCGAATCTGCTGATCACCTATCCCCGGCAGCCGATCCTCATCGATGGCGTCTGGCTGCCGGCCCATCAGCCGGTCGTCATCAGCATGGCCGCCTGCAACAACGATCCCGCCATCCGCACGGGTGCCCTGACGGGCAATCGCTCCCATCTGGCCTGGGGCATCGGCCCGCACGCCTGCCCCGCGCAATCGCTGGCGTGCCTGATCGCCCAGGACGCCATCGACCAGCTCCTCGACGCGCTGCCCGAGATCACCCTCGACGTCTCGGAGGGCGCGCCCGCCTGGCGTCCGGGTCCCTTCCACCGGGCATTGACGGCATTGCCGGTCAGCTTCCCGCCCTCCGCGCCGCTGAACCTGAGTGGGTCGGGACACCGGGCTTGA
- a CDS encoding aminoglycoside phosphotransferase family protein encodes MNHKLWLLGRSVVVGAHLLGEKITRPKARSIDDVPVSGETITPEWLTAVLCRDVPGAEVLSFDNADGSQGTSTRVAIRVEYNDAGVAAGLPTELFAKTTTAFSQRILLGGGQMIEGETRFFRDFRPRVDLEAPIGYWGVSDPSSWRSIALMENIAATRGAVFSEPTAPIARDQIEDLVRNLARLHRTFWADPSIAVLNTPAYMLDAYLAAIDMKKRCEVGLQRAAEVVPEALHGQSERLWAGVERAIEIATHDIPPTLLHGDPHIGQTYVTRDGRMGHVDWQVVMRGGWAHDFAYAVNSGCEPEDRRAWDRDLLAAYLDELGQAGGAAPSFDDAWLLYRQQSMFAYAAWAFTIGRAAYQPKMQSTETCLTLLKRITTAIDDHDALTALGV; translated from the coding sequence ATGAACCACAAGCTCTGGCTGCTCGGGCGATCCGTCGTGGTCGGTGCTCACCTACTAGGCGAGAAGATCACCCGGCCCAAGGCGCGGTCCATCGACGACGTGCCGGTCTCGGGCGAGACGATCACCCCGGAATGGCTCACGGCGGTGCTGTGCCGTGACGTGCCGGGAGCGGAGGTGCTGTCGTTCGATAACGCCGACGGCAGCCAGGGCACGTCGACCCGGGTAGCGATCCGGGTCGAGTACAACGACGCGGGCGTGGCGGCGGGCCTGCCCACCGAACTGTTCGCGAAGACCACCACCGCGTTCAGTCAGCGGATCCTGCTGGGCGGCGGTCAGATGATCGAGGGGGAGACCCGCTTCTTCAGGGACTTCCGCCCGCGAGTCGATCTGGAGGCCCCCATCGGCTACTGGGGTGTCTCCGATCCGTCGTCGTGGCGGTCGATCGCGCTGATGGAGAACATCGCGGCGACGCGCGGCGCGGTGTTCAGCGAGCCGACCGCTCCCATCGCCCGCGACCAGATCGAAGACCTGGTCCGCAATCTGGCCCGACTACACCGCACGTTCTGGGCGGACCCGTCCATCGCGGTCCTGAACACCCCCGCCTACATGCTCGACGCCTATCTCGCCGCGATCGATATGAAGAAGCGCTGCGAGGTCGGCTTGCAGCGGGCGGCGGAGGTCGTGCCCGAGGCCCTGCACGGGCAGAGCGAGCGGTTGTGGGCGGGCGTGGAGCGCGCGATCGAGATCGCCACCCACGACATTCCCCCGACCCTGCTGCACGGCGACCCGCACATCGGGCAGACCTACGTGACCCGCGACGGCCGGATGGGCCATGTCGACTGGCAGGTGGTGATGCGCGGCGGCTGGGCACACGATTTCGCCTACGCCGTGAACTCCGGGTGCGAGCCCGAGGACCGCCGCGCGTGGGACCGCGACCTGCTGGCGGCCTACCTCGACGAGCTGGGGCAGGCCGGTGGTGCGGCGCCGTCCTTCGATGACGCCTGGCTGCTCTACCGCCAGCAGTCGATGTTCGCCTATGCCGCATGGGCTTTCACGATCGGCCGGGCGGCCTATCAGCCCAAGATGCAATCCACCGAAACATGCCTGACGCTGCTGAAACGGATCACCACGGCGATCGACGATCACGACGCGTTGACCGCTCTCGGTGTCTGA